A region from the Osmerus eperlanus chromosome 11, fOsmEpe2.1, whole genome shotgun sequence genome encodes:
- the LOC134028971 gene encoding T-cell surface glycoprotein CD3 epsilon chain-like, which yields MKRAEMRGLIFIFTLVIVAAEADDPKGSVYFWGSSFTLTCPEGYFHNRTVEQYYQSSYSESDKDTHYCISEKDEKGVKTYYYFYIQATVCENCFELDSSLVAGAIGMDLLLTGGIMMIIYLCAHKKTSGGTPSKSVPAKAPPRSGGRAPPVPATDYEMLNPQTRNKDIYAGVQRNG from the exons ATGAAGAGAGCTGAAATGAGAGGTTTAATTTTCATTTTTACGCTCGTCATCGTGGCAGCGGAGGCAGATGACCCCAAAG GGTCAGTATATTTCTGGGGATCCTCTTTCACTCTGACATGCCCTGAGGGTTACTTTCACAACAGGACTGTGGAACAATATTATCAATCTTCATATTCTGAGAGTGATAAGGACACGCATTACTGTATTTCGGAAAAAGACGAAAAAGGCGTTAAGACATACTATTATTTTTACATCCAAGCAACAG TATGTGAGAACTGCTTTGAGCTGGACTCTTCATTAGTTGCTGGGGCGATTGGGATGGACCTCCTATTGACTGGAGGGATTATGATGATAATCTACCTGTGTGCCCATAAAAAGACCAGTGGGGGGACACCTTCCAAATCTGTCCCTGCCAAAG CACCCCCCCGCTCAGGAGGACGCGCTCCACCAGTGCCTGCCACCGATTACGAG ATGCTGAACCCTCAGACACGGAACAAAGATATTTACGCTGGGGTTCAGAGGAATGGCtga
- the LOC134028941 gene encoding T-cell surface glycoprotein CD3 gamma chain-like gives MKTLLLASVLLVWTMRASSEEKITVIKEKNGIRLECPKSDNLYSGSVLHNGILEYTDEKTGEYVCKNNEYDPTIKMYVKFRTCKNCIQLDPAAAAGMAIGNLVATVMIGVAVYHIASQSRRTPATVQQASDRRALIPNESNNESHYQKLNDRTRSNDLYSYARTG, from the exons ATGAAGACTCTACTGTTGGCCAGTGTACTCCTGGTTTGGACCATGAGGG CCTCATCAGAGGAGAAAATAACTGTGATCAAAGAGAAGAACGGAATCCGCCTGGAATGTCCGAAGTCAGATAACTTGTATAGCGGATCAGTCCTACACAATGGGATATTGGAGTACACTGATGAGAAGACAGGGGAGTACGTATGCAAGAACAACGAGTATGATCCAACAATTAAAATGTACGTCAAGTTCCGGA cATGTAAGAACTGCATCCAACTGGATCCTGCCGCTGCAGCAGGTATGGCTATCGGAAACCTGGTGGCTACAGTTATGATTGGAGTAGCTGTATACCACATAGCCTCCCAGTCCAGACGCACTCCAGCCACAGTCCAACAAG CTTCAGATCGCCGTGCACTCATCCCTAATGAATCAAACAACGAAAGCCACTATCAG AAACTGAACGACAGGACTCGCAGCAATGACCTCTACTCCTACGCCAGGACTGGCTAG
- the LOC134029049 gene encoding transmembrane protein 25, with amino-acid sequence MVCVCWRTGPGVAILLVQTWVWVWTSAIEPAPKIDGWHRSAITLQENATHKFNCQSDGWDPNAQPLLTWYLNGERQREPMNHGKGRLVMISPKQSAKLRPNSHPNSTFSLRARKWHQELVCAVSRPDSAQSYNATVTLNVQFQPEILRVNAHYSETADPGLSLVLFALVRSNPPATITFVDQSGHLVANTSDFLILDSRSYPWLTNHTLRVTLSSLSGNVSVNASNSVGAAQSNLTLAEFLQSRVEVPMLGIVTGAAVAFVTLLIFSLLVLCLLHKNKGKAIMDEPVEIVLAKKSDSTSIKVDKIYMPRENMSLPSNMQLNDLSTLRKAREAAKHNLGEEEEDLSAAYAARGFARYPMVGYIYKVNSMSSDEIWL; translated from the exons atggtgtgtgtgtgttggaggacagggccaggtgTTGCTATCCTGCTGGTACAaacctgggtctgggtctggacaa GTGCCATAGAACCCGCTCCCAAAATTGACGGATGGCACCGATCAGCAATCACACTACAGGAGAATGCCACGCACAAATTTAACTGCCAATCAGACGGCTGGGATCCCAACGCCCAGCCTCTGCTGACGTGGtacctgaatggagagaggcagagagaacccATGAACCACGGCAAAGGGCGCCTTGTGATGATATCACCTAAACAGTCGGCAAAGTTGCGTCCAAACTCGCACCCCAACAGCACGTTCTCTCTGCGAGCCAGGAAGTGGCACCAGGAGCTGGTGTGTGCGGTGTCCAGACCCGACAGCGCCCAGAGCTACAACGCCACCGTAACCCTTAACGTCCAAT TCCAGCCAGAGATTCTGAGAGTGAATGCCCACTACAGTGAGACGGCCGACCCCGGCCTCTCCCTGGTCCTATTCGCCTTGGTACGCTCCAACCCCCCTGCCACCATCACCTTTGTGGACCAATCCGGACATCTGGTAGCTAACACCTCTGACTTCCTCATCCTGGACTCGCGGAGCTACCCCTGGCTGACCAATCACACGCTGCGGGTCACCCTCAGTAGCCTGTCAGGGAATGTGTCGGTGAATGCCAGCAACAGTGTCGGCGCTGCCCAGAGCAACCTCACTCTGGCAG AGTTCTTGCAGTCTCGCGTGGAGGTGCCCATGTTGGGCATCGTGACAGGGGCAGCTGTAGCCTTCGTCACCCTCCTCATCTTCTCCCTGCTGGTGCTCTGCTTGCTGCACAAGAACAAGGGAAAGGCcatcatgg ATGAGCCAGTGGAGATTGTGCTGGCCAAAAAAAG TGATTCCACCAGTATTAAAGTGGACAAAATCTACATGCCCAGAGAGAACATGTCCCTACCCTCCAACATGCAGCTCAATGACCTCAGCACCCTCCGCAAAG CCAGGGAGGCTGCCAAACAcaacctgggagaggaggaggaggatctgTCCGCTGCCTATGCTGCTAGAG GTTTCGCCAGATACCCCATGGTGGGCTACATCTATAAGGTCAACAGCATGAGCAGTGATGAGATCTGGCTCTGA
- the sik3 gene encoding serine/threonine-protein kinase SIK3 homolog isoform X1 yields MAAVSSGGAAGSAAAGITHSTRPAHAGMGAQNRTQPSSGISHSNRPTPAAGCITNPGHPSASRPPPARVGYYEIERTIGKGNFAVVKLATHIITKAKVAIKIVDKTQLDDENLKKIFREVQIMKMLRHPHIIRLYQVMETERMIYLVTEYASGGEIFDHLVAHGRMAEKDARRKFKQIVAAVHFCHCRNIVHRDLKAENLLLDHNLNIKIADFGFSNLFARGQLLKTWCGSPPYAAPELFEGKEYDGPKVDIWSLGVVLYVLVCGALPFDGSTLQNLRARVLSGKFRIPFFMSTDCEYLIRHMLVLEPSRRLSMEQICKNKWMRQGDPDPEFDRLIAECEQVKSERETELINEQVLMAMSEMGLDRERTLQSLHTDAYDHYSAIYSLLADRLKKHKTLRVAPPTPAPTPRPIGYPLNPVQTDQQGNPVSMTVPQVQLINPENQIVEPDGNMALDSDEGEEPSPEAMARYLSMRRHTVGVPDPRADMQEELQKLPPGFPRGAAPQPPFPPLAPATGPMHTLMPTQSLQPSQHLEYKEQSLLQPPTLQLLNGMGPLGRRASDGGANIQLHAQLLKRPRGQSPLVASPHPIPAVAPVDEEGSDGEPDQEAVQRYLANRSKRHTTHALMSTGPHGELQAADPQRPPASRQRGGWAPEQHSSRSSYKDCNTLHLPMERFSPVRRFSDGAATIQAFKAHLENSSLIRQLKQECEQLQKMYAAPQDERLLEHTQQQHFLYQQEQQILHQQIQALSLGHGESLPSHLTHQLQRLRIQPSSPPPTHPSNHLFRQPNQSPPPCSAEMMQGHGGPPAVQYQHGPSRYQPQSGSPPPSGHPRVGLPPQQQQQQTCSVRQGVPLAQAGPQQVTIQVQEVELGGGAQRQGGFLTTPCSHRVLGKQLSADNAETHSRSLGRFTTVYDQQSQFNPHLFGDGGRGPSGVVGSYNPYLQGASLNVPGLDNYQSGAVAGVYGPPSALQQALLSPTPLEYRPSQQHVTPTLQGLLSPRHSLTGHADPRLPPQDLAALLKRQSPRPGPPTPPSAPQDYGEMLLLRQLSQGGDTGLDPQATPVSAPHYHHLLQIRPPDVQGQPTGLPPSLPHSESMEEDEGLPVGYPHHEGLLAKSAAVACAEEHEMLGPPGGGTPPYNTPTHRHAYMRSASAARDNEHVDCRTQGQAMEMPDHNGVGYNRAPQGDGYRPRGQLQRHHTIQTCDDAYDQTEPMSGMSLLAGKALSSARMSDILSQSSLTGSQQLHQREESVCDVEGELHAAACYPSSCTSNMLLSYKPPDLQYSMEQAGV; encoded by the exons ATGGCGGCCGTGTCAAgcggaggtgctgctgggtccGCTGCGGCCGGGATTACGCACTCTACCCGACCGGCCCACGCAGGCATGGGCGCCCAGAACCGAACACAGCCGTCCTCCGGGATCAGCCACTCCAATAGACCTACCCCGGCAGCGGGGTGCATCACTAACCCCGGCCACCCTTCGGCCAGCAGGCCCCCCCCAGCCCGAGTGGGCTACTACGAAATCGAGCGGACTATCGGCAAGGGAAATTTCGCCGTTGTAAAACTAgccacacacatcatcaccaAAGCAAAG gtggctATCAAGATAGTGGACAAGACCCAGCTCGACGATGAGAACCTGAAGAAGATCTTCAGGGAGGTTCAGATCATGAAGATGCTGCGACACCCCCACATCATCCGCCTTTACCAG GTGATGGAGACAGAAAGGATGATCTACCTGGTAACAGAGTACGCCAGTGGAGGAGAGATATTTG ACCACCTGGTGGCCCATGGCAGGATGGCAGAGAAGGACGCCAGGAGGAAGTTCAAACAGATCGTGGCGGCGGTCCATTTCTGTCACTGCCGCAACATCGTCCACCGTGACCTGAAAGCTGAGAACCTCCTGCTGGACCACAACCTCAACATCAagatagcag ACTTTGGCTTCAGTAACCTGTTTGCGCGCGGCCAGCTGTTGAAGACGTGGTGTGGAAGCCCCCCCTACGCCGCCCCGGAGCTGTTTGAGGGCAAGGAGTACGACGGGCCCAAAGTGGACATCTGG AGTTTGGGCGTGGTGCTGTATGTCCTGGTGTGTGGCGCCCTGCCATTCGATGGCAGCACCTTGCAGAACCTTCGAGCCCGGGTGCTGAGCGGAAAGTTCCGGATTCCTTTCTTCATGTCTACGG ATTGTGAGTATCTGATCCGACACATGCTGGTGCTGGAGCCGAGCCGACGGCTCTCCATGGAGCAGATCTGCAAGAACAAGTGGATGAGACAGGGAGACCCGGACCCCGAGTTTGACAGG ttgaTAGCAGAGTGTGAGCAGGTCAagtcagagagggagactgagctgATCAACGAGCAGGTGCTGATGGCCATGTCCGAGATGGGACTGGACCGTGAGCGCACGCTGCAG tcactACACACCGACGCGTACGATCACTACAGTGCCATCTACAGCCTGCTGGCCGACCGCCTCAAGAAACACAAGACCCTGCGCGTGGCCCCGCCCACTCCTGCGCCCACCCCGCGCCCCATTGGCTACCCTCTCAACCCCGTCCAG ACGGATCAGCAGGGTAATCCAGTTAGCATGACTGTCCCACAAGTCCAGCTTATCAACCCGGAGAACCAGATCGTGGAG CCCGACGGAAACATGGCGTTGGACAGCGACGAAGGCGAGGAGCCGTCCCCCGAGGCCATGGCTCGCTACCTGTCCATGCGTCGACACACAGTGGGCGTCCCAGACCCCAG GGCGGACATGCAGGAGGAGCTCCAGAAACTTCCTCCAGGCTTCCCCCGCGGCgcggccccccagccccccttcccacccctgGCCCCCGCCACGGGCCCCATGCACACGCTCATGCCTACCCAGAGCTTGCAGCCCAGCCAGCACCTGGAGTACAAG gAGCAGTCCCTGCTGCAGCCCCCCACCCTGCAGCTGCTGAACGGTATGGGCCCGCTGGGCCGCAGGGCCTCCGATGGGGGGGCCAACATCCAGCTCCACGCCCAGCTCCTGAAGAGGCCTCGGGGCCAGTCACCTCTTGTCGCCAGCCCC CATCCCATACCAGCGGTGGCTCCGGTGGATGAGGAGGGTTCCGATGGTGAGCCCGACCAGGAGGCGGTCCAGAg GTACCTGGCGAACCGCTCCAAGCGGCACACGACGCACGCGCTCATGAGCACGGGGCCCCACGGGGAGCTGCAGGCTGCAGACCCCCAGCGGCCCCCGGCCTCCCGCCAGAGGGGGGGCTGGGCCCCCGAGCAGCACAGCAGCCG GTCGAGCTATAAGGACTGTAACACACTCCACCTTCCCATGGAGCGTTTCTCCCCAGTAAGGCGCTTCTCAGATGGGGCCGCCACCATACAGGCCTTCAAGGCCCACCTGGAGAACAGCAGCCTCATCCGCCAGCTAAAACAG GAGTGCGAGCAGCTGCAGAAGATGTACGCCGCTCCGCAGGACGAGAGGCTACTGGAGCACACACAGCAACAGCACTTCCTGTACCAGCAAGAGCAACAGATACtacaccagcagatacag GCCCTGTCTCTGGGACACGGGGAGAGCCTACCTAGTCACCTCACCCACCAGCTCCAGag GTTGCgcatccagccctccagtccgcCGCCTACACATCCCAGCAACCACCTCTTCAGACAGCCCAACCagagccctcctccctgctctgcagAGATGATGCAGGGCCACG gtggtCCGCCAGCGGTACAGTACCAGCACGGCCCCTCCCGCTACCAGCCCCAGAGCGGGAGCCCGCCCCCCAGCGGGCACCCCCGCGTGGGcctgcccccccagcagcagcagcagcagacctgCTCGGTCCGCCAGGGCGTGCCTTTGGCCCAGGCCGGGCCACAGCAGGTCACCATCCAGGTCCAGGAAGTGGagctggggggcggggcccaGCGTCAGGGCGGCTTCCTGACCACGCCGTGTAGTCACCGCGTCCTGGGGAAGCAGCTGAGCGCCGACAACGCCGAGACTCACAG tCGCAGTCTGGGTCGCTTCACCACAGTGTACGACCAGCAGTCCCAGTTCAACCCGCATCTGTTTGGCGACGGGGGCCGTGGGCCGTCAGGCGTGGTGGGCAGCTACAACCCCTACCTCCAGGGGGCGTCCCTCAACGTGCCCGGCCTGGACAACTACCAGAGTGGGGCGGTGGCGGGGGTCTACGgccccccctccgccctgcAGCAGGCCCTGCTGTCGCCCACCCCTCTGGAGTACCGCCCCTCGCAGCAGCACGTCACCCCCACACTCCAGGGCCTCCTGTCCCCCCGGCACTCCCTGACGGGCCACGCcgacccccgcctccccccccaggaccTGGCGGCCCTGCTGAAGAGGCAGAGCCCCCGGCCggggccccccaccccacccagcgcCCCCCAGGACTACGGGGAAATGCTGCTCCTCCGTCAGCTCAGTCAGGGGGGGGACACGGGCCTGGACCCCCAGGCAACCCCAGTCTCGGCCCCCCactaccaccacctcctccagatTAGACCCCCGGACGTCCAGGGCCAGCCCACCGGCCTGCCCCCCAGTCTGCCCCACTCTGAGAgcatggaggaggacgaggggctGCCCGTAGGGTACCCGCATCACGAGGGCCTGCTGGCCAAGTCCGCGGCCGTGGCGTGTGCGGAGGAGCACGAGATGCTGGGGCCCCCCGGGGGGGGCACCCCTCCCTacaacacccccacccacaggcACGCCTACATGAGGAGTGCCTCGGCAGCAAGAG aCAATGAGCATGTGGACTGTAGGACCCAGGGGCAGGCGATGGAGATGCCTGATCACAATGGCGTGGGCTATAACAGGGCTCCGCAGGGCGACGGTTACAGGCCCCGCGGCCAGCTGCAGCGCCACCACACCATCCAGACCTGCGACGACGCCTAC GATCAGACCGAGCCCATGTCTGGGATGAGCCTATTGGCTGGGAAGGCCCTAAGCTCCGCCCGCATGTCTGACATCCTCAGCCAATCATCACTGACAGGAAGTCAGCAGCTCCACCAGCGGGAGGAGTCAG TGTGTGACGTGGAGGGGGAGCTCCACGCTGCTGCCTGCTACCCCTCATCCTGCACCAGCAACATGCTGCTCAGCTATAAGCCCCCAGACCTGCAGTACAGCATGGAACAGGCTGGGGTCTAG
- the sik3 gene encoding serine/threonine-protein kinase SIK3 homolog isoform X2, translating into MAAVSSGGAAGSAAAGITHSTRPAHAGMGAQNRTQPSSGISHSNRPTPAAGCITNPGHPSASRPPPARVGYYEIERTIGKGNFAVVKLATHIITKAKVAIKIVDKTQLDDENLKKIFREVQIMKMLRHPHIIRLYQVMETERMIYLVTEYASGGEIFDHLVAHGRMAEKDARRKFKQIVAAVHFCHCRNIVHRDLKAENLLLDHNLNIKIADFGFSNLFARGQLLKTWCGSPPYAAPELFEGKEYDGPKVDIWSLGVVLYVLVCGALPFDGSTLQNLRARVLSGKFRIPFFMSTDCEYLIRHMLVLEPSRRLSMEQICKNKWMRQGDPDPEFDRLIAECEQVKSERETELINEQVLMAMSEMGLDRERTLQSLHTDAYDHYSAIYSLLADRLKKHKTLRVAPPTPAPTPRPIGYPLNPVQTDQQGNPVSMTVPQVQLINPENQIVEPDGNMALDSDEGEEPSPEAMARYLSMRRHTVGVPDPRADMQEELQKLPPGFPRGAAPQPPFPPLAPATGPMHTLMPTQSLQPSQHLEYKEQSLLQPPTLQLLNGMGPLGRRASDGGANIQLHAQLLKRPRGQSPLVASPHPIPAVAPVDEEGSDGEPDQEAVQRSSYKDCNTLHLPMERFSPVRRFSDGAATIQAFKAHLENSSLIRQLKQECEQLQKMYAAPQDERLLEHTQQQHFLYQQEQQILHQQIQALSLGHGESLPSHLTHQLQRLRIQPSSPPPTHPSNHLFRQPNQSPPPCSAEMMQGHGGPPAVQYQHGPSRYQPQSGSPPPSGHPRVGLPPQQQQQQTCSVRQGVPLAQAGPQQVTIQVQEVELGGGAQRQGGFLTTPCSHRVLGKQLSADNAETHSRSLGRFTTVYDQQSQFNPHLFGDGGRGPSGVVGSYNPYLQGASLNVPGLDNYQSGAVAGVYGPPSALQQALLSPTPLEYRPSQQHVTPTLQGLLSPRHSLTGHADPRLPPQDLAALLKRQSPRPGPPTPPSAPQDYGEMLLLRQLSQGGDTGLDPQATPVSAPHYHHLLQIRPPDVQGQPTGLPPSLPHSESMEEDEGLPVGYPHHEGLLAKSAAVACAEEHEMLGPPGGGTPPYNTPTHRHAYMRSASAARDNEHVDCRTQGQAMEMPDHNGVGYNRAPQGDGYRPRGQLQRHHTIQTCDDAYDQTEPMSGMSLLAGKALSSARMSDILSQSSLTGSQQLHQREESVCDVEGELHAAACYPSSCTSNMLLSYKPPDLQYSMEQAGV; encoded by the exons ATGGCGGCCGTGTCAAgcggaggtgctgctgggtccGCTGCGGCCGGGATTACGCACTCTACCCGACCGGCCCACGCAGGCATGGGCGCCCAGAACCGAACACAGCCGTCCTCCGGGATCAGCCACTCCAATAGACCTACCCCGGCAGCGGGGTGCATCACTAACCCCGGCCACCCTTCGGCCAGCAGGCCCCCCCCAGCCCGAGTGGGCTACTACGAAATCGAGCGGACTATCGGCAAGGGAAATTTCGCCGTTGTAAAACTAgccacacacatcatcaccaAAGCAAAG gtggctATCAAGATAGTGGACAAGACCCAGCTCGACGATGAGAACCTGAAGAAGATCTTCAGGGAGGTTCAGATCATGAAGATGCTGCGACACCCCCACATCATCCGCCTTTACCAG GTGATGGAGACAGAAAGGATGATCTACCTGGTAACAGAGTACGCCAGTGGAGGAGAGATATTTG ACCACCTGGTGGCCCATGGCAGGATGGCAGAGAAGGACGCCAGGAGGAAGTTCAAACAGATCGTGGCGGCGGTCCATTTCTGTCACTGCCGCAACATCGTCCACCGTGACCTGAAAGCTGAGAACCTCCTGCTGGACCACAACCTCAACATCAagatagcag ACTTTGGCTTCAGTAACCTGTTTGCGCGCGGCCAGCTGTTGAAGACGTGGTGTGGAAGCCCCCCCTACGCCGCCCCGGAGCTGTTTGAGGGCAAGGAGTACGACGGGCCCAAAGTGGACATCTGG AGTTTGGGCGTGGTGCTGTATGTCCTGGTGTGTGGCGCCCTGCCATTCGATGGCAGCACCTTGCAGAACCTTCGAGCCCGGGTGCTGAGCGGAAAGTTCCGGATTCCTTTCTTCATGTCTACGG ATTGTGAGTATCTGATCCGACACATGCTGGTGCTGGAGCCGAGCCGACGGCTCTCCATGGAGCAGATCTGCAAGAACAAGTGGATGAGACAGGGAGACCCGGACCCCGAGTTTGACAGG ttgaTAGCAGAGTGTGAGCAGGTCAagtcagagagggagactgagctgATCAACGAGCAGGTGCTGATGGCCATGTCCGAGATGGGACTGGACCGTGAGCGCACGCTGCAG tcactACACACCGACGCGTACGATCACTACAGTGCCATCTACAGCCTGCTGGCCGACCGCCTCAAGAAACACAAGACCCTGCGCGTGGCCCCGCCCACTCCTGCGCCCACCCCGCGCCCCATTGGCTACCCTCTCAACCCCGTCCAG ACGGATCAGCAGGGTAATCCAGTTAGCATGACTGTCCCACAAGTCCAGCTTATCAACCCGGAGAACCAGATCGTGGAG CCCGACGGAAACATGGCGTTGGACAGCGACGAAGGCGAGGAGCCGTCCCCCGAGGCCATGGCTCGCTACCTGTCCATGCGTCGACACACAGTGGGCGTCCCAGACCCCAG GGCGGACATGCAGGAGGAGCTCCAGAAACTTCCTCCAGGCTTCCCCCGCGGCgcggccccccagccccccttcccacccctgGCCCCCGCCACGGGCCCCATGCACACGCTCATGCCTACCCAGAGCTTGCAGCCCAGCCAGCACCTGGAGTACAAG gAGCAGTCCCTGCTGCAGCCCCCCACCCTGCAGCTGCTGAACGGTATGGGCCCGCTGGGCCGCAGGGCCTCCGATGGGGGGGCCAACATCCAGCTCCACGCCCAGCTCCTGAAGAGGCCTCGGGGCCAGTCACCTCTTGTCGCCAGCCCC CATCCCATACCAGCGGTGGCTCCGGTGGATGAGGAGGGTTCCGATGGTGAGCCCGACCAGGAGGCGGTCCAGAg GTCGAGCTATAAGGACTGTAACACACTCCACCTTCCCATGGAGCGTTTCTCCCCAGTAAGGCGCTTCTCAGATGGGGCCGCCACCATACAGGCCTTCAAGGCCCACCTGGAGAACAGCAGCCTCATCCGCCAGCTAAAACAG GAGTGCGAGCAGCTGCAGAAGATGTACGCCGCTCCGCAGGACGAGAGGCTACTGGAGCACACACAGCAACAGCACTTCCTGTACCAGCAAGAGCAACAGATACtacaccagcagatacag GCCCTGTCTCTGGGACACGGGGAGAGCCTACCTAGTCACCTCACCCACCAGCTCCAGag GTTGCgcatccagccctccagtccgcCGCCTACACATCCCAGCAACCACCTCTTCAGACAGCCCAACCagagccctcctccctgctctgcagAGATGATGCAGGGCCACG gtggtCCGCCAGCGGTACAGTACCAGCACGGCCCCTCCCGCTACCAGCCCCAGAGCGGGAGCCCGCCCCCCAGCGGGCACCCCCGCGTGGGcctgcccccccagcagcagcagcagcagacctgCTCGGTCCGCCAGGGCGTGCCTTTGGCCCAGGCCGGGCCACAGCAGGTCACCATCCAGGTCCAGGAAGTGGagctggggggcggggcccaGCGTCAGGGCGGCTTCCTGACCACGCCGTGTAGTCACCGCGTCCTGGGGAAGCAGCTGAGCGCCGACAACGCCGAGACTCACAG tCGCAGTCTGGGTCGCTTCACCACAGTGTACGACCAGCAGTCCCAGTTCAACCCGCATCTGTTTGGCGACGGGGGCCGTGGGCCGTCAGGCGTGGTGGGCAGCTACAACCCCTACCTCCAGGGGGCGTCCCTCAACGTGCCCGGCCTGGACAACTACCAGAGTGGGGCGGTGGCGGGGGTCTACGgccccccctccgccctgcAGCAGGCCCTGCTGTCGCCCACCCCTCTGGAGTACCGCCCCTCGCAGCAGCACGTCACCCCCACACTCCAGGGCCTCCTGTCCCCCCGGCACTCCCTGACGGGCCACGCcgacccccgcctccccccccaggaccTGGCGGCCCTGCTGAAGAGGCAGAGCCCCCGGCCggggccccccaccccacccagcgcCCCCCAGGACTACGGGGAAATGCTGCTCCTCCGTCAGCTCAGTCAGGGGGGGGACACGGGCCTGGACCCCCAGGCAACCCCAGTCTCGGCCCCCCactaccaccacctcctccagatTAGACCCCCGGACGTCCAGGGCCAGCCCACCGGCCTGCCCCCCAGTCTGCCCCACTCTGAGAgcatggaggaggacgaggggctGCCCGTAGGGTACCCGCATCACGAGGGCCTGCTGGCCAAGTCCGCGGCCGTGGCGTGTGCGGAGGAGCACGAGATGCTGGGGCCCCCCGGGGGGGGCACCCCTCCCTacaacacccccacccacaggcACGCCTACATGAGGAGTGCCTCGGCAGCAAGAG aCAATGAGCATGTGGACTGTAGGACCCAGGGGCAGGCGATGGAGATGCCTGATCACAATGGCGTGGGCTATAACAGGGCTCCGCAGGGCGACGGTTACAGGCCCCGCGGCCAGCTGCAGCGCCACCACACCATCCAGACCTGCGACGACGCCTAC GATCAGACCGAGCCCATGTCTGGGATGAGCCTATTGGCTGGGAAGGCCCTAAGCTCCGCCCGCATGTCTGACATCCTCAGCCAATCATCACTGACAGGAAGTCAGCAGCTCCACCAGCGGGAGGAGTCAG TGTGTGACGTGGAGGGGGAGCTCCACGCTGCTGCCTGCTACCCCTCATCCTGCACCAGCAACATGCTGCTCAGCTATAAGCCCCCAGACCTGCAGTACAGCATGGAACAGGCTGGGGTCTAG